In Bacillus pumilus, the sequence TGTGATTCTTGATCGGCAACCACTTTTGCATGATGGTATACCTGAACGGAATGAGGCATTGAGAACAAATGAAAACTTGCCAGTGCTATGAATAAGACAGCTAATTTTAACAGCATATTTTTTTTCATTTTTCTCACCCCTCCCTGTTTATTTTCATGATCTTACCACGTTTTCAGTTATTTGAAAAGTCTTGTTTTTTTACTTTCCCTCATTTAAAATGCTGTAAACATCAGGACATATATAGGACTGTTTCACTTCGTGAAAGGTTTCAATTTTATTTTTTAAATTTAAAAAAAGTGCCATGATGAGAATCTGGCACTTTTCAGTGAGAATGTAATGAATGAGGTTTTGCTACAGCTTTTGTAAAGATTCCCGCAATACAAATAGCGAATAGAACAAATATAAAGGCATGAAGCAGTCCTACCTCATTGGCGAGCAGTCCTAAAATTGGTGGCCCAGAAAGGGAGGCTGTGTAACCAGATAAGGTCACAATGCTGACGCGTTTGACGGCGTAGCGGCTATCATCCCCAGCTGCCGAAATGGTCAGTGGGAAGCCTAAAGAAGCGCCAAGTCCCCATAAAAAGATGGATATCATACACACTACGAGTGAAATCTTTAAAATGACTAACAATAGTCCTGCAGCAGCTGAAAAAATAGCGACTCTTAGCAATAACACCCTGCCAAAGCGATCAATTAAACGTCCGCTAATCAGTCGTCCACTAATCATCCCGCATAAAAATAAAGCATAGATGACGGTACTTATGGAATGTGAAACCTGGTAGCCATCTACCATCGCAAGTGGAATCCAATCATTTGCAGAGCCTTCTACAAATGCAAGACATAAGGCGATCATCGCAAGAGATATCGTCCGTTTGTTCAGCCATGCCGCATGAGAACCATCAACTGTTTTTGTTTGCTTCTCAAGATGATCCTTTCCTGTCCCGTGGGGAATAAACCGTGTACAAATCAAAATGCTGAGAAAGAAAAGAATGGCAATGATCAGAAGATGAATCAACACAGATACCCCTAGATGGATAAAGAGAATCCCAGCACCTGCACCGATTAACGTGCCAATGCTGAAGGAAGCGTGCAAAATAGGCAGGATGGTTTTCCTGATGTTGTACTCAATTTCCGTCCCTTCTAAGTTCATGGCCACATTGCACATGCCTGAGCCCGCTCCAAAAAGAAAAAGACCGGCAGTGACCACAAGGGTAGAAGAGAGCGTTGAACCAGTGGCGAGAGTCATGAATCCAGTGAACATCAAAAAAGCGCTGATCACAATGGCCACTCGTCCGCCTTTTTTACGAACGAATATATTGGAAAGGACAAGTCCAACAATAGAACCAACAGATAAGCCAAGTAAAATAAGACCCATTGTCCCTGTATTCGCTTGTAATAGATCTCTGACTTCCGGTGTCCGTGAAAACCATGTAGAGATGGAGATCCCAGACATCGTAAAAATGACAATAATCGCTTTATACCACTTTAATTCCATCTAATCCCTCACATTTAATGATATATATGACAGAACAAATCTACTCGATTATAAATGAGACTTCCTGATTCGTAAATAACATAAGGGAGGATCATACTG encodes:
- a CDS encoding MFS transporter, which translates into the protein MELKWYKAIIVIFTMSGISISTWFSRTPEVRDLLQANTGTMGLILLGLSVGSIVGLVLSNIFVRKKGGRVAIVISAFLMFTGFMTLATGSTLSSTLVVTAGLFLFGAGSGMCNVAMNLEGTEIEYNIRKTILPILHASFSIGTLIGAGAGILFIHLGVSVLIHLLIIAILFFLSILICTRFIPHGTGKDHLEKQTKTVDGSHAAWLNKRTISLAMIALCLAFVEGSANDWIPLAMVDGYQVSHSISTVIYALFLCGMISGRLISGRLIDRFGRVLLLRVAIFSAAAGLLLVILKISLVVCMISIFLWGLGASLGFPLTISAAGDDSRYAVKRVSIVTLSGYTASLSGPPILGLLANEVGLLHAFIFVLFAICIAGIFTKAVAKPHSLHSH